From Vigna unguiculata cultivar IT97K-499-35 chromosome 5, ASM411807v1, whole genome shotgun sequence, the proteins below share one genomic window:
- the LOC114186223 gene encoding glutamine--fructose-6-phosphate aminotransferase [isomerizing] 2: MCGIFAYLNFKVNRERRYILQVLFNGLRRLEYRGYDSAGIAIDSSSQCGSDDKFALAHQTLPPLVFRQEGNIESLVKSVYQEVGEIKLNLEEPFSTHAGIAHTRWATHGEPAPRNSHPQTSGPENEFLVVHNGVITNYEVLKETLLRHGFAFESETDTEVIPKLAKFVYDKANEAADGQVVTFSQVVLEVMRHLEGAYALIFKSLHYPNELIACKRGSPLLLGVKDLTENKGNGSAFEDDKFLSKDDKPKELFLSSDANAVVEHTKKVLVIEDGEVVHLKDGGASILKFDSNVGVNGAFLSRTCSVRRALSVLEMEVEQINKGHYEHYMQKEIHEQPESLTTTMRGRLIRLGANKSKSVLLGGLKAHLKTIRRSRRVVFIGCGTSYNAALAARPILEELSGVPVTMEIASDLLDREGPIYREDTAVFVSQSGETADTLLALEYALENGALCVGITNTVGSAIARNTHCGVHINAGAEIGVASTKAYTSQIVVMVMLALAIGGDTISNQARREAIIDGLFDLPNKVREALKLDQEMKDLAKLLIAEQSLLVFGRGYNYATALEGALKVKEVALMHSEGILAGEMKHGPLALVDENLPILVVATRDACFSKQQSVIQQLHARRGRLIVMCSKGDASSVCPNESCRVVEVPQVEDCLQPVINVVPLQLLAYHLTVLRGFNVDQPRNLAKSVTTQ, encoded by the exons ATGTGTGGGATTTTCGCGTATCTGAATTTCAAGGTGAACAGAGAGCGAAGGTACATCTTGCAAGTTCTCTTCAATGGATTACGCAGATTGGAGTATCGTGGATACGATTCCGCCGGCATCGCCATTGATTCATCTTCTCAATGCGGTTCCGATGACAAATTCGCTCTCGCTCATCAGACTCTTCCTCCTCTCGTTTTCCGGCAAGAAGGAAACATCGAATCGCTCGTCAAATCTGTGTACCAAG AAGTGGGagaaatcaaattgaatttggaGGAGCCATTCAGCACGCACGCCGGAATCGCGCACACTCGGTGGGCTACTCACGGAGAGCCTGCTCCGCGGAACAGTCATCCTCAGACCTCTGGTCCGGAAAACGAGTTTTTGGTTGTTCACAATGGAGTGATCACGAACTATGAG GTTTTGAAGGAGACGCTGCTGCGGCATGGCTTCGCCTTTGAATCGGAGACTGACACCGAGGTCATTCCCAAGCTTGCGAAGTTTGTCTACGACAAGGCCAACGAAGCTGCAG ATGGCCAGGTTGTTACCTTCAGTCAGGTTGTTTTGGAAGTTATGAGGCATCTTGAAGGAGCTTACGCCCTTATTTTCAAAAGTCTACATTATCCCAATGAATTGATTGCTTGCAAGCGTGGTAGCCCACTGCTCTTAGGTGTTAAA GACTTGACAGAAAATAAAGGCAATGGTTCAGCATTTGAGGATGACAAATTCCTTTCAAAAGATGACAAACCCAAAGAATTGTTTTTGTCCAGTGATGCCAATGCTGTGGTTGAACACACAAAGAAAGTGCTAGTTATTGAGGATGGTGAAGTAGTTCATCTCAAG GATGGTGGGGcttctattttgaaatttgacaGTAACGTGGGAGTAAATGGGGCTTTTCTTTCTAGAACTTGTTCAGTGAGACGTGCATTATCTGTTCTTGAGATGGAGGTTGAGCAAATAAATAAAGGTCATTATGAGCATTATATGCAGAAGGAAATTCATGAGCAACCGGAATCTCTAACAACCACAATGAGGGGGAGGCTTATACGTCTTGGAGCTAACAAATCCAAGTCTGTTCTATTGGGTGGGCTTAAAGCTCATCTGAAAACAATTAGGCGAAGTAGAAGGGTAGTTTTTATTGGTTGTGGTACAAGTTATAATGCTGCTTTGGCAGCTAGACCCATCTTGGAAGAACTTTCTG GTGTTCCTGTTACTATGGAAATTGCAAGTGATCTATTGGACCGGGAAGGACCAATATACAGGGAGGATACTGCTGTTTTTGTTAGTCAGTCTGGTGAAACGGCTGACACTTTACTCGCACTGGAGTATGCTTTAGAGAATGGTGCACTGTGTGTTGGGATAACAAACACTGTTGGTAGTGCAATAGCAAGGAATACTCATTGTGGTGTTCACATAAATGCTGGTGCTGAGATTGGTGTGGCAAGTACCAAG GCATACACGAGCCAAATAGTGGTGATGGTCATGTTAGCTCTTGCAATAGGAGGTGATACAATTTCAAATCAAGCCAGAAGAGAAGCTATCATAGATGGTCTTTTTGACCTGCCAA ATAAAGTGAGAGAGGCGCTGAAACTTGACCAGGAGATGAAGGATCTAGCAAAGCTGTTGATTGCTGAGCAGTCTCTTCTCGTCTTCGGAAGAGGGTACAACTATGCAACGGCTCTTGAGGGAGCGTTGAAAGTAAAGGAAGTGGCACTTATGCATAGCGAAGGGATACTTGCTGGTGAAATGAAGCATGGTCCTTTGGCATTAGTTGATGAAAATCTTCCAATTCTTGTTGTAGCTACTCGTGATGCTTGCTTCAG CAAACAGCAGTCTGTTATTCAGCAACTTCATGCCCGCAGAGGTCGTCTGATTGTTATGTGTTCTAAAGGGGATGCTTCCTCCGTATGCCCTAATGAATCTTGTAGGGTAGTTGAAGTTCCTCAAGTTGAAGACTGCCTTCAACCTGTAATTAATGTAGTTCCATTACAG TTATTGGCATATCACCTCACTGTTCTCAGGGGATTTAATGTGGACCAGCCTCGTAATCTTGCCAAGAGCGTCACAACGCAATGA
- the LOC114185298 gene encoding uncharacterized protein LOC114185298 has protein sequence MAKAGGVWILPLIAAWWWLSTAATVRGSNSTTIYDELRAQGLPVGLLPKGIAKYSFNGTSGEFEVWMPEPCNAKFENEVHYDSNIKGILGFGRIGKLSGMSAQELFLWFPVKGIRVDVPTSGLIHFDVGVADKQLSLSLFEDPPDCNPEVNAGSEGVLRAAW, from the exons ATGGCTAAAGCTGGCGGGGTTTGGATTTTGCCGTTGATCGCCGCCTGGTGGTGGCTGTCCACGGCGGCGACGGTGAGGGGTTCGAATTCGACGACGATTTACGACGAGCTTCGGGCGCAGGGTCTTCCGGTGGGGCTTCTTCCGAAGGGAATTGCGAAGTACTCGTTCAACGGAACAAGTGGGGAATTCGAGGTGTGGATGCCGGAACCCTGCAACGCGAAGTTCGAGAACGAGGTGCACTACGATTCCAACATAAAGGGTATCCTCGGATTCGGTCGGATCGGGAAATTGTCCGGTATGTCGGCGCAAGAACTTTTTTTGTGGTTTCCTGTTAAGGGCATTCGTGTGGATGTTCCCACCTCTGGTCTTATACACTTTGATGTCGGTGTTGCGGATAAGCAGTTATCTCTGTCCCTTTTTGAAGACCCTCCTGATTGTAACCCTGAG GTTAATGCTGGTAGTGAAGGTGTGCTGAGGGCTGCTTGGTAG